AAAAGAAAAAAATCAGAGCTTATCTGACGCCTATAGGATTTATATTTCCTTTTTTTGCACTATATACTGTTTTTACCATATGGCCCGTTGTTCAAGGTATATATGTTAGCTTTCATCGATGGAGTTTGATGGGGAAGTTAGGTTTTGTTGGCTTTGAAAATTACTCGCGCTTTTTAGGGGATAAAAATTTTATAGGAGCGCTAAGCAATACGTTAAAATTCGTTATAATCACAGCACCTGCATTGGTAGTAGTAGCACTTGTTTTAGCTTTATTAGCTAATCGGGAATCGCGATTAAAAAAAATTCTTCGTATCAGTTATTATTTACCTAGTGTGTTGTCCGTTGCAGTGGCCTCGTTTATTGCACAATATATGTTTGCACCGTACCGAGGTTTTATTAATGGTTTTTTACATGCGATAGGTTCTTTGCCTGCAAATCAAGAGCTGCAATGGCTACAAGACCCTAGCTTGGTTTGGGTGACGATTACATCAATGACTGTATGGTGGACCGTTGGATTTAGTATGATGCTTTACTTGTCAGCATTACAAGACATCTCACCGCAAGTTTTGGAATCTGCAGAAATCGATGGTGCAAATGGCCGACAACGTTTGTTTTTTATTGTTATTCCCTTGTTAAAACCTACTACCTACTTGGTGTCATTGCTACAGCTTATTGCGTGTTTTAAAGTGTTTGGACAAATTTATCTCATAACAGGTGGAGGACCGGCTTCTTCAACACGTCCCATGATTCAATATATTTATGAGACCGCATTTACAAAAGGGCGAATGGGTTATGCAGCATCGATGTCGTATGTTCTTTTCGCGATTTTGGTCCTTTTGTCTCTTGTTCAGCAAATTATGCAAAAAAGGAGTGAAAAGGTATGATGCAATCATCAGGCATAAAAAAAAGACGTGTTGGAAATACGGCGTTGACAATAGTTTCAGGTGTGTTTGCACTGGTATTTTTGGCACCTATACTTTGGTCGTTAGCGGTGTCTTTTCAGATAGAGGGAAGGCAAATCCTAAGTGTGTGGGACTGGTTTAAACCACCATATACATTGCAAAATTATCCGGAGATTATTCTTAATAGTGAAGTACCGCTTTGGATGTTTAATAGCTTGTTTATTGCAGTTGTTGCGACAGTACTTACAGTATTTTTGTCGGCGATGGCAGCCTATGCAATTGCAAAAATTGAATTTAAAGGAAGTCGTTTGCTATTATTTTATTTTTTGCTGGGGCTAATGGTGCCTGGAGAAGCAACGATTGTTCCCCTATTTATAACCGTCAATGGGTTTGATTTAATTGATACATATCCTGGGTTGATTTTTCCTGCGATTGCAGGCTCTATGAATTTAATCATCATGGTTACATTTTTACGCAATATACCGAACGAATTAATTGAAGCAGTTAAAATAGATGGAGGCAACCATATGACCATTTTCTTTAAGATTGTATTGCCTTTATCAAAAGCTGTTTTGTCGACAGTAAGCATTTTTGCATTTATAGGAAGTTGGAATAATTATTTGTGGCCATTGCTATGTGCAATGAGCAGCTCAAAATTTACGCTTCCAATTGGAATACCAACGTTTGCAGGTACATACACCGTTGATTATGTGAAACCATTGACGGCTAACATGGTGGCATCCATACCAATGATTGTATTGTATATCATTTTTGAAAAACAAATTGTTCAGGGAATTACAATGACTGGAGTTAAAGGGTAGAAAATCTACGAACTAAAATATTATTACGGAGGAACGATTATGAAGACGTATATCAAAGATTATCCTAGACCACAAATGGTTAGACCACAGTGGGAGTGTTTGAACGGAGAATGGCTGTTTGCTTTTGATGATCAAAATATAGGTGAGCAAGAGGGGTGGAATCATGGCTTATCCAGTGATTTAAAGATTGTGGTACCTTTTACATATGAAACTCAATTGAGTGGTATTAACGCGCAAGAGCCTCATGAAGTGGTTTGGTATCAACGCAGCATATATTCAAAAGAACAAAAGCCAAGGCAGCGACAGCTATTGCACTTTGAAGGGAGCGACTATATTACAAAGGTGTGGGTCAACGGGCAATTTATTGGCAAGCATCAGGGCGGATATGCGAGGTTTTCATTTGATATTACCCACGCACTCCAGGAAGGGGAGAATATTCTTGTAGTAAAAGTTGAAGATACATATGATGTTCGTCAACCTCGTGGTAAGCAGCGATGGAAAAAATACAATTATGGATGTTGGTATGTTCAAACGACAGGGATTTGGAAAACGGTATGGTTGGAGAGTGTGTCCAGTGAACATATTAAAAAAACAAAAATCACACCGGACCTAGAAAAAAAAGAGATTGAACTTGAAGTTGAGTTTATTAAAGGAGAAGAACCGCTAAGAATAGAGACGCGTATAGAATTTGACGGTGTTTTGGTTAATACATCTTCCGCTCAAGTTTTTGATAATTATATAACCCTGCATTTGAATGTGCTATCTCTTGAGGTGAGTGAATGGGGAATAAAGACATGGTCGCCGAATGAACCTAACTTATACGACTTAAATATTCGCTTGATACAAGGGGATAAGATTATTGATGAAGTCGATTCATATTTTGGTATGAGAGAGATTCGAATTGAACATAGTGAAGTACTACTTAATGGGCAGCCCCTATATCAAAGATTACTGTTAGATCAAGGGTACTGGGAAAAATCTCACTTAACGCCTCCAAGCGAAGAGGCACTAATTGAAGATATTGATAAGACGTTGGAGCTTGGTTATAATGGAGTGCGAAAACATCAAAAGACAGAAGATGAGCGATTTTTATATTGGTGTGATGTGAAGGGGCTATTGGTTTGGAGTGAGTTTCCGGCGGCATATCATTTTACAGATTATGCAGTTGAATGTATGACTGGTGAATGGATGGAGATTGTCACGCAAAACTATAATCATCCAA
This sequence is a window from Vallitaleaceae bacterium 9-2. Protein-coding genes within it:
- a CDS encoding glycoside hydrolase family 2 TIM barrel-domain containing protein, coding for MKTYIKDYPRPQMVRPQWECLNGEWLFAFDDQNIGEQEGWNHGLSSDLKIVVPFTYETQLSGINAQEPHEVVWYQRSIYSKEQKPRQRQLLHFEGSDYITKVWVNGQFIGKHQGGYARFSFDITHALQEGENILVVKVEDTYDVRQPRGKQRWKKYNYGCWYVQTTGIWKTVWLESVSSEHIKKTKITPDLEKKEIELEVEFIKGEEPLRIETRIEFDGVLVNTSSAQVFDNYITLHLNVLSLEVSEWGIKTWSPNEPNLYDLNIRLIQGDKIIDEVDSYFGMREIRIEHSEVLLNGQPLYQRLLLDQGYWEKSHLTPPSEEALIEDIDKTLELGYNGVRKHQKTEDERFLYWCDVKGLLVWSEFPAAYHFTDYAVECMTGEWMEIVTQNYNHPSIITWTPFNESWGIADIKTNTTQQKFTEAIYYFTKTLDPYRPVIVNDGWEHTISDIITLHDYEESGEVFYNRYNEYKQEILENRTYHSRHKSAFANGYGYKGQPVLISEYGGIAFDNDEKGWGYGNKVATEKDFIQRFEEITEAIKKTPYICGFCYTQLSDVQQEINGLMDIKRNFKVDPQRISEINKRQTGYWRMDNY
- a CDS encoding sugar ABC transporter permease, which codes for MEIKKKKIRAYLTPIGFIFPFFALYTVFTIWPVVQGIYVSFHRWSLMGKLGFVGFENYSRFLGDKNFIGALSNTLKFVIITAPALVVVALVLALLANRESRLKKILRISYYLPSVLSVAVASFIAQYMFAPYRGFINGFLHAIGSLPANQELQWLQDPSLVWVTITSMTVWWTVGFSMMLYLSALQDISPQVLESAEIDGANGRQRLFFIVIPLLKPTTYLVSLLQLIACFKVFGQIYLITGGGPASSTRPMIQYIYETAFTKGRMGYAASMSYVLFAILVLLSLVQQIMQKRSEKV
- a CDS encoding carbohydrate ABC transporter permease, with the protein product MMQSSGIKKRRVGNTALTIVSGVFALVFLAPILWSLAVSFQIEGRQILSVWDWFKPPYTLQNYPEIILNSEVPLWMFNSLFIAVVATVLTVFLSAMAAYAIAKIEFKGSRLLLFYFLLGLMVPGEATIVPLFITVNGFDLIDTYPGLIFPAIAGSMNLIIMVTFLRNIPNELIEAVKIDGGNHMTIFFKIVLPLSKAVLSTVSIFAFIGSWNNYLWPLLCAMSSSKFTLPIGIPTFAGTYTVDYVKPLTANMVASIPMIVLYIIFEKQIVQGITMTGVKG